In one Tripterygium wilfordii isolate XIE 37 chromosome 22, ASM1340144v1, whole genome shotgun sequence genomic region, the following are encoded:
- the LOC119991023 gene encoding pentatricopeptide repeat-containing protein At1g62670, mitochondrial-like — protein MFSSFKMQIFKGLCSETKCLLESGLFKNRPLFLEKISSRPCHSATPVFSSEEQEAFPFAASYSATPVLSSEEQDVFPLAARVVKSLDGQVISKMSFRNAVKVHGFPYSIDTFRVFVHVFASVGMEREVYSLLFNVVSYYQAFDLDMFELFPFLLGGKPPHPEISIAVFDVLMKVFAANSLFESGLHVFYQTKKLGLTPSIRSCNFLLKCLIGKSKADSARMLFEDLKTHGPSPNVYTYSIMMNLYCRGQNVDISQATDILEDMKKSGESPSVTTYSTYINGLCRGGFLDIALGIVREMECRKHPLNSYCYNPVISAFCQQGRLCEALEVFEGMENNGISPDHHSFGILLDGFCKQGDVENSFHLVRKMLVSGVKLNIVNYSSLLTGLCKAGLHDFSLKLFRGLSASGYKHDMISYNTLVNEFCMIGDMDSASKLLEEMIHYGYVPDSFTFGSVIRGCCEVGLLGKAKELFNVMKTVGLLPGVFVWNVIVDRICKEGDLEQALKLIYEMQDQGILPNSRTYHAIIKRLCDEKMSEKALALISFMVKFGSLHINCFNTMINGLVKQSLPREAWKACKGMLGLGISLDIVTYTVLIKLFCRTNEMEKAWFLFAGMKKRGLMPDVVTYTTMMAGYRKMGDMVRCNALADEMRRRILGLVSCPPYLYTLSSFVDLIHTMAGQSADSQQQEDTNLEQEDQNEVDEDEEDLKWSSSSSSPILILTTPLTPSMITLPKPNNRNNKKLTRFSPISGRAGRRGSGILFGQMRRTGRWSMRRFAKAGTLPLRHSIYPTGSLILSYLTTITIYLIPKHSLKSWIGLRSFSNGSATFFQMEARTCPFLVIDIQIGY, from the exons ATGTTCTCTTCTTTCAAGATGCAGATATTTAAGGGTCTTTGTTCAGAAACAAAATGCTTGCTCGAATCCGGTTTGTTTAAGAACCGACCTCTTTTTCTGGAGAAGATTTCTTCCAGGCCTTGCCATTCAGCTACTCCGGTTTTTTCGTCCGAAGAACAGGAGGCGTTTCCATTTGCTGCGAGCTACTCAGCCACTCCAGTTTTGTCGTCGGAAGAACAGGATGTGTTTCCATTGGCTGCGAGGGTGGTTAAGTCTTTGGATGGGCAGGTTATAAGTAAAATGAGTTTTCGTAATGCTGTGAAGGTACATGGGTTTCCTTATTCTATTGATACATTTAGGGTTTTTGTTCACGTGTTTGCATCGGTGGGAATGGAAAGGGAAGTATATTCGTTGCTTTTCAATGTTGTTTCCTATTATCAGGCATTCGATCTTGATATGTTTGAGTTGTTTCCTTTTTTACTGGGTGGAAAGCCACCGCATCCAGAAATATCAATTGCTGTCTTTGATGTTCTGATGAAGGTTTTTGCAGCCAATTCCTTGTTTGAGAGTGGGCTCCATGTTTTTTATCAAACTAAGAAACTTGGGCTTACACCCAGTATTCGTTCAtgcaatttcttgctcaagtgtTTGATAGGAAAAAGTAAGGCAGACTCTGCCCGGATGTTGTTTGAAGATTTAAAGACTCATGGCCCCTCGCCTAATGTCTATACTTACAGTATAATGATGAATCTTTATTGTAGAGGACAGAATGTAGACATCAGCCAAGCCACTGATATTCTGGAGGATATGAAAAAGAGCGGGGAAAGCCCTAGTGTTACAACGTACAGCACATACATAAATGGACTTTGTAGAGGTGGTTTTCTTGACATTGCTTTGGGTATTGTTAGGGAAATGGAATGTAGAAAGCATCCCTTGAATAGTTATTGCTACAATCCTGTTATCTCTGCGTTTTGCCAACAAGGTCGCCTGTGTGAAGCATTAGAGGTTTTTGAAGGAATGGAGAACAATGGAATATCACCAGATCACCATAGCTTCGGTATTTTATTGGATGGGTTTTGCAAGCAAGGGGATGTCGAAAACAGCTTCCATTTAGTGCGCAAGATGCTTGTGTCTGGTGTAAAACTGAACATTGTAAACTACAGCTCACTCCTCACTGGCCTCTGCAAAGCTGGACTTCATGATTTTTCACTGAAATTGTTCCGTGGCCTAAGTGCTTCTGGGTACAAACATGACATGATTTCATACAATACCTTGGTCAATGAATTCTGTATGATAGGTGATATGGACTCTGCCAGCAAACTTCTGGAGGAGATGATTCATTATGGTTATGTTCCCGATTCCTTTACTTTTGGGAGTGTGATTCGCGGGTGCTGTGAGGTTGGACTCTTAGGGAAAGCCAAAGAGTTGTTCAATGTGATGAAGACAGTTGGTCTCTTGCCTGGTGTTTTTGTTTGGAATGTCATTGTTGATAGGATCTGTAAGGAAGGGGACTTAGAGCAGGCATTGAAGCTTATCTATGAAATGCAAGATCAAGGTATTCTCCCCAATTCACGTACGTATCATGCTATCATCAAGAGGTTATGTGATGAGAAAATGTCTGAAAAGGCATTggcattaatttcttttatggtCAAGTTTGGTTCACTCCACATAAACTGTTTTAATACCATGATCAATGGGTTGGTAAAACAGTCGCTCCCAAGGGAGGCTTGGAAAGCGTGCAAAGGTATGTTGGGACTAGGAATCAGCCTTGATATTGTCACGTATACAGTGCTTATCAAATTGTTCTGCAGGACAAATGAAATGGAAAAGGCCTGGTTTCTTTTTGCTGGCATGAAAAAAAGAGGTCTGATGCCAGATGTGGTTACCTACACCACTATGATGGCTGGCTATAGGAAGATGGGAGACATGGTTAGGTGTAATGCCTTGGCTGATGAGATGAGGAGGAGAAT TCTTGGACTCGTCTCTTGCCCTCCTTATCTCTACACCTTATCTTCATTTGTCGATCTTATTCACACAATGGCTGGTCAGTCAGCTGACTCGCAACAACAAGAAGACACAAATCTAGAACAAGAAGACCAAAACGAagtagatgaagatgaagaagaccTGAAATGGtcctcttcgtcttcttctccaATTCTGATTCTGACTACGCCTCTTACTCCGAGTATGATTACACtaccgaagcccaacaacaggAACAACAAGAAGCTGACCCGCTTCTCTCCAATATCCGGCAGGGCCGGCCGCCGGGGGAGTGGGATCCTGTTTGGGCAGATGAGGAGGACTGGGAGGTGGTCAATGAGGAGATTCGCGAAGGCAGGGACTCTCCCATTGCGCCATTCTATATACCCTACAGGAAGCCTTATCCTGTCATACCTGACAACCATTACGATATATCTAATCCCAAAGCATTCATTGAAGAGCTGGATAGGATTGAGGAGTTTTTCAAATGGGTCAGCTACATTTTTCCAGATGGAAGCTCGTACGTGCCCTTTTCTTGTTATTGATATTCAGATTGGTTATTGA